One genomic region from Triplophysa dalaica isolate WHDGS20190420 chromosome 23, ASM1584641v1, whole genome shotgun sequence encodes:
- the rnpc3 gene encoding RNA-binding region-containing protein 3 → MTEMEADVQPKKSKTLIVRRLPRELNRDEKHDLLKYFGASSVRVLSDKGPLKHMAFASFSSEASASKALNRLHQLRILGHTLVVEFGKDQDNVSVLKDPPVSDSGAKTQAEKEKKDKPQRSAPLVDNSIAPNLGLKFQRNPTLKYLYPPPSRGILTNITHTLLSVPKFYVQVLHLMNKMNLPCPFGPMTTPPPMFEMPPGPLPPMPPPYPPENPPLPGHEEGASGSEEESEYESGDDEDKERIIRLMGLVNQPCKRPLRTKTSSKRKKPRLKDLLFVPKPDSHGTPVLQPEDVFEQPHALGQKKIEFHISAEVSSILEGPEQDQKQPSTDATEDTATTEAPAQEAAEGFGKIYPSVQAPRQEEEIEEDEDIPSEFISRRELERGRLSRDEIKKMSVFKNYEPGESTCRLYVKNIAKQVEEKDLKFIYGRYIDISSEEQRNMFDIMLMREGRMKGQAFVGLPSERSAEKALKETNGYVLHDKPLVVQFARSAKPKQESADSKKGGKKQ, encoded by the exons ATGACTGAGATGGAGGCAGACGTTCAGCCAAAGAAGAGCAAAACCCTTATCGTACGACGTCTGCCCAGAGAACTCAACAGAGACGAGAAGCATGATCTCCTTAAGTATTTCGGTGCATCCTCCGTCAGAGTGCTGTCAGACAAGGGACCCCTA AAACATATGGCATTTGCAAGTTTTAGCAGCGAAGCTTCAGCGTCTAAG GCACTCAACAGACTCCATCAACTGAGAATTCTTGGTCACACGCTTGTTGTTGAGTTTGGAAAGGATCAAGACAATGTCAGCGTATTAAAAGACCCGCCTGTTTCTGACAG TGGTGCTAAGACCCAagcagagaaagagaagaaggaTAAACCACAACGCAGTGCGCCTCTGGTGGACAACAGCATCGCTCCCAATCTGGG GTTGAAATTTCAAAGAAACCCGACGTTGAAATATTTATACCCTCCTCCTTCAAGGGGAATTTTGacaaacattacacacactCTTCTGAGTGTGCCCAAGTTCTACGTTCAA GTACTTCATTTGATGAATAAGATGAACCTCCCCTGTCCGTTTGGTCCAATGACGACCCCTCCTCCTATG TTTGAGATGCCCCCAGGCCCATTGCCGCCCATGCCCCCGCCCTACCCTCCAGAGAACCCCCCACTTCCAGGTCATGAGGAGGGGGCGTCAGGAAGCGAAGAAGAATCAGAGTATGAGAGTGGAgatgatgaagacaaagaaag GATTATCAGACTGATGGGACTTGTTAACCAGCCATGCAAAAGACCGCTGAGAACAAAGACTTCTTCTAAGAGAAAGAAACCAAGACTAAAGGATCTCCTGTTTGTTCCCAAACCCGATTCCCATGG CACCCCAGTCCTGCAGCCAGAAGACGTTTTCGAGCAACCTCATGCGCTAGGACAGAAAAAGATTGAGTTTCATATATCAGCGGAGGTGTCCTCCATCCTCGAGGGGCCCGAACAGGATCAGAAGCAGCCTTCCACAGATGCGACTGAAG ACACGGCTACGACAGAGGCTCCAGCTCAGGAAGCCGCAGAAGGGTTCGGGAAGATCTACCCAAGCGTTCAGGCCCCCAGACAAGAGGAAGAGATAGAGGAAGATGAGGACATACCCTCTGAGTTCATATCTAGGAGAGAGCTAGAGAGAGGCAGACTCTCCAGAGATG AGATAAAGAAAATGTCCGTGTTTAAGAATTACGAACCCGGTGAATCAACCTGCAGACTTTATGTGAAGAATATCGCAAAGCAAGTCGAAGAAAAA GATCTGAAGTTCATCTACGGCCGGTATATCGACATCTCCTCAGAGGAGCAGAGAAACAT GTTTGATATCATGTTGATGAGAGAAGGCCGGATGAAAGGGCAAGCTTTCGTCGGACTCCCGAGCGAGAGGAGTGCGGAGAAGGCCCTGAAGGAAACCAATGGATATGTTCTTCATGACAAACCTCTCGTAGTG CAATTTGCCCGATCTGCAAAACCTAAACAGGAATCTGCTGATTCGAAGaaaggaggaaaaaaacaatga